In Drosophila gunungcola strain Sukarami chromosome X unlocalized genomic scaffold, Dgunungcola_SK_2 000050F, whole genome shotgun sequence, one DNA window encodes the following:
- the LOC128261076 gene encoding FAST kinase domain-containing protein 5, mitochondrial: MWTKTHCLWRSAGRLGRQLCTTSASQARIFVDRENQFAHGVLMDSPKPYQILRPTSDSRWRDLPATEGFMRPQCDATPAELYADFQSLVGHCIRLDLQISDARYDAFARCYCEQLHRLADDQLLGSLGALAVLPTPESPKTRNYMELWNTMDIECCRRIERWSSEQLLLVSDAWYRLGLVRIGEFVWLALKKLGRRLRKLPPEQLVHSMFLCNLLRRPVFEMFDFELNLARCVDQMTIGELGVMAMGFFKTQTPIRSPELLAQLYKRLANELDTVEDIALVALLKVLRYSSKLPQVEPLNGLLSDLESQVERVSLLTCLHMALLGCELQTCNDALVERILLRFERELDTARLKDMERICLVMALFNLTTASGVEHRVARRLPDLLRQRMEEILRHPRCFTNCLQFLTMRGVCDLELLGVALEPRFVQHTYRSGLPGREYFHLDGFARLLGAEQYQGPLLSARQRQQMGRLYTQYIPERDGRFKLNGTDRILVEIKDAISLLHRPVSFKHILPQYDRCDVVLCYDHRQRKALALDAEACPDYNGEILSRRQLLGESRAADDQVATVVIVVAGWNNVIREKDRFTGQMEMKLRQLRQLGHLPLVIYWHEWRELETSADRQDFLRRRLSQVAKI, from the exons ATGTGGACAAAGACGCACTGCCTCTGGCGCAGTGCGGGTCGCCTGGGCCGCCAGCTGTGCACCACGAGCGCTTCGCAGGCGCGTATCTTTGTGGACCGCGAAAATCAGTTCGCCCACGGCGTCCTGATGGACTCCCCGAAACCCTACCAGATCCTGCGGCCTACCAGTGACTCCCGCTGGCGGGATCTGCCCGCCACCGAGGGCTTCATGCGGCCACAGTGCGACGCCACACCAGCCGAACTGTATGCGGACTTCCAGAGCCTGGTGGGGCACTGCATCCGGCTGGACCTGCAGATCAGCGATGCCCGGTACGATGCCTTTGCCCGCTGCTACTGCGAGCAACTGCATCGCCTCGCGGACGACCAACTGCTGGGCTCGCTGGGCGCCCTGGCCGTGCTGCCCACGCCGGAATCGCCCAAAACGCGCAACTACATGGAGCTGTGGAACACCATGGACATCGAGTGCTGTCGCCGCATCGAGCGTTGGTCCAGCGAACAGCTGCTGCTCGTCAGCGACGCCTGGTACCGCCTGGGTTTGGTCCGGATCGGTGAGTTCGTGTGGCTGGCCCTCAAGAAGCTGGGCCGCCGGCTGCGCAAGCTGCCGCCGGAGCAGCTGGTGCACTCCATGTTCCTGTGCAATCTGCTGCGTCGACCCGTCTTCGAGATGTTCGACTTCGAGCTGAATCTGGCCCGCTGCGTGGACCAGATGACGATCGGCGAACTGGGCGTCATGGCCATGGGCTTCTTCAAGACCCAGACGCCCATCAGGAGTCCAGAGCTGCTGGCGCAGCTCTACAAGCGGCTGGCCAACGAACTGGATACCGTGGAGGACATTGCCCTGGTGGCGCTGCTCAAGGTGCTGCGCTACAGCAGCAAGCTGCCCCAAGTGGAGCCGCTCAATGGGCTGCTCAGCGATCTGGAGTCGCAGGTGGAGCGCGTCTCGCTGCTCACCTGCCTGCACATGGCGCTCCTGGGCTGCGAACTGCAGACGTGCAACGATGCGCTGGTGGAACGCATCCTCCTTAGATTCGAGCGGGAACTGGATACGGCCCGCCTGAAGGATATGGAGCGCATCTGCCTGGTGATGGCCCTTTTCAATTTGACCACCGCATCGGGAGTGGAGCATCGCGTGGCGCGGAGACTGCCCGATTTGCTGCGCCAGCGGATGGAGGAGATTCTGCGGCATCCCCGTTGCTTCACCAACTGTCTGCAGTTTCTCACCATGCGCGGCGTCTGCGACCTGGAGCTGCTGGGCGTAGCACTGGAGCCGCGTTTCGTACAGCACACCTACCGCAGCGGTCTGCCGGGGCGGGAGTACTTCCACCTGGACGGGTTCGCTCGTCTCCTGGGCGCCGAGCAGTACCAGGGGCCGTTGCTTAGCGCGCGGCAGCGCCAGCAGATGGGCCGCCTCTACACGCAGTACATACCGGAGCGGGACGGGCGCTTCAAGTTGAACGGCACCGATCGCATCCTGGTGGAAATAAAGGATGCCATCTCTCTGCTCCACCGCCCGGTCAGCTTCAAGCACATCCTGCCGCAATACGATCGGTGCGATGTGGTGCTCTGCTACGACCATCGGCAGAGGAAAGCCCTGGCCTTGGACGCGGAGGCCTGCCCGGACTACAATGGCGAGATTCTCAGCCGCAGGCAGCTGCTGGGCGAGAGCAGGGCGGCGGATGACCAAGTGGCCACGGTGGTCATCGTTGTCGCCGGCTGGAACAACGTGATCCGCGAAAAGGATCGGTTCACGGGACAAATGGAGATGAAGCTAAGGCAACTCCGCCAGTTGGGACATCTGCCGTTGGTG ATCTATTGGCACGAATGGCGTGAGCTGGAGACATCTGCGGACCGGCAGGACTTCCTCAGACGTCGCCTTAGCCAAGTGGCCAAGATTTAG